The region ACAATCCGGGCCGTGTCCACGAGCGGCTGAGCTTCAGAAGAAGCCCTCGTGGACGCACCTCTCCTTCCGGCCGGTCCGTGCGAGGCGGGGGGTGTCCTCACGGGTCGTCCCGCGTTCACGAACCGCCAGGAGCGGTCTGAGGGCCTTTCACAGAGGGCCCATGACGGTCCACGAGGCTCGTGCTTCTCTGTGAAGGACAGGGCGACGCCGCTGGCCATCCGGCGGATGCGGGCCAGCGGGCAGGTCCCGTAGCTTCAGTGCACCCTGCCTGGAAGGCTGCTGCGGCGGTTCAGTCCCGCACATGAGATCCGTGCATGTGCGGCCCCGACCTGTGCTTCCCGTACTACCCGAAAAGGACCTCATGTCTCATCCACGATGAACCCGCGTCAGCGACACCCGGCTGTGCCTTCAGCACGCCCACGCGTTTCCTGCCTCCCTGTTCGCCAATACGCGGGTGCCTCTTGAGGCGCGTGCGGTCAACGAACTCCTGAAGGTCCTCGATATTCAACGCGCCCTTGAGGATTCTGATTTACCGGCCCGCATTGAGCGTGTGGCCGTCACGCCCGACTTTCATAAAGGTGCTGGCATCCCCGTCGGGACCGTCATGCAGACCGGCGGGTTCATCCCTCCCGCAGCGGTCGGCCACGACGTGGGCTGTGGCATGCGCCTGCACCTGACCTCACTGACCCATGATGCGCTCGAACCTCACCTGGACGCCCTGGAACACCAGCTGCGCGCCCTGTTCTTTGAAGGCCGGCGGCAGATCGCCCTGACGGGCGTCCAGCGTCAGGCGGTCCTGCTTGAAGGCGTCAGTGGCCTGCTGCAGGTGCCCGGTCAGGGTGGTCTCTGGGCCGAGTTGCGCCGTCAGGACTGGCAACGCGAACTCGACCACGGCGACCCCGCCGCGCGGCGCCAGGTGCCCCAGCTTTACGGCCTGCGCGACTGGATCGGCGCGCCGCATGACGTGACGTCCGACAGCCAGAGTGGCTCCCTGGGTGGAGGCAACCACTTCGCTGAAATTCAGGTGGTGCACCGGATTCTGGACCCGGTGGCGGCCCACCAGTGGGGACTGAAGAAAGGGATGGTGAGCGTGATGATTCACAGCGGCGCTTTGGGGGTCGGGCACTTCGCCGGCCAGATGGCGCAGCGCCTGGCGCGAGACGCGTGGAGCAAAGGCGCGCCGGCCGGTGCGTTGTGCCCCCTCGTGCACGCTGAGGCGCCGCAGGCGTTCGGAGACGCCCTGAACGTGCTGCAGACCGCGGCTCATTTCGCGGCCGTCAACCGGCTCTGGCTGGCCCTGATGGTCAAGGGCGCGCTGGAGGGGTTGACCCGTGAACTTGACTTTCCCCTGCTCTACGACGCGGCCCATACCTTCATCTGGCCCAGGGAGGACCGCTGGATTCACCGCAAGGGAGCGACCCCGGCCAGGGGCTTCGGCGACCTGCAGAACACCGCGTTCGCCTCTACCGGGGAGCCTGTCCTGGTGCCCGGGTCGATGGGTGCCAGCAGTTTCGTCCTGGCCGGCCGGGAAAACACGGAGGCGCTGTGGAGTGCCAGTCACGGTGCCGGGCGGCAACGCACCCGGGGCGGAGCCATGGACGGGGACGATCAGGCGTTCGCGCAG is a window of Deinococcus taeanensis DNA encoding:
- a CDS encoding RtcB family protein translates to MPLEARAVNELLKVLDIQRALEDSDLPARIERVAVTPDFHKGAGIPVGTVMQTGGFIPPAAVGHDVGCGMRLHLTSLTHDALEPHLDALEHQLRALFFEGRRQIALTGVQRQAVLLEGVSGLLQVPGQGGLWAELRRQDWQRELDHGDPAARRQVPQLYGLRDWIGAPHDVTSDSQSGSLGGGNHFAEIQVVHRILDPVAAHQWGLKKGMVSVMIHSGALGVGHFAGQMAQRLARDAWSKGAPAGALCPLVHAEAPQAFGDALNVLQTAAHFAAVNRLWLALMVKGALEGLTRELDFPLLYDAAHTFIWPREDRWIHRKGATPARGFGDLQNTAFASTGEPVLVPGSMGASSFVLAGRENTEALWSASHGAGRQRTRGGAMDGDDQAFAQFLEDFRVVTPLDWKRARQDIRQRKLAELKEEAPFAYKEIGPVIETLNEAGMARSVAELRPLLTVKG